In Bradyrhizobium sp. WD16, the genomic stretch CGCCGCGTATTGCCGAAATCACTGGGGTCGCAACCGTTCTGCCCCGAATCGTCCACGACGTCATCGTCGATCTTCCCGAGGCCGATGTGCCTGTGTCGGCGCGGATGGTGTCGCTCACCAATGGCGGTGACGAACTGCTCAGTCGGCTGCACCTGCGGTCCGGCGTCGCGCCGCAGACCGGCGAAACCCGCCTCGTGGCGGTCAATGAGGCCTTCGCCGAGGCCACCGGCATCGGTGCCGGGCGCGAGCTGCGCATCCTCCTCAACGGCCGGGTTCAGAGCTTCGGTGTCAGCGGCGTCGCGCTTTCGCCGGAATTCGTCTACGCCGTCAAGACCGGACTCCTGATTCCGGATGATCGCCATTTCGCCGTGGTGTGGGTCGATCGCCGGGCGGCGGAGGCCGCCTTCGCCATGGAGGGAGCGTTCAACGACGTCGTGCTGTCGCTGGCGCCCGGGGCCGACGAGAACGAGGTGATCGCGGCGCTCGACCGCCTGCTCGCGCCCTATGGCGGCACCGGCGCGGTGGCGCGACGGGACCAGTCCTCGCACCGCTTCCTCGAGGACGAACTGCGCCAGCAGAAAGTGATGGCACTGACCATTCCCCTGGTGTTTTTCGGCGTCGCCGCCTTCCTTCTCAATGTGGTGCTCGGCCGGCTGGTCGCGGTCCAGCGCGAACAGATCGCTGCGCTCAAGGCCCTCGGATTTCCGACCGCGCCGATCGCCATCCATTATCTGCTGTTCGCCGGCCTCCTGGTCGCCTTCGGTTCCGTGCTCGGCCTGTTCGCCGGCGATGGCTTCGGCCGTGCCATGGTTTACAGCTATCAGGGCTTCTTTCGCTTCCCGAGCCTCGCCTTCACCATGGATTGGCGCGCCGCGGCGCTTGGTGTTCTTCTGAGCATGGCGGCCGCGGCAAGCGGAACCATGGCTGCGGTCCGTAGCGTGGTCACGCTGGCGCCCGCCGTCGCCATGCGCACCGCGGTGCCGCTGCGTTTTCGCCGCAGCTTCCTGGAGGCGTGGCTGCCGACGGCGCAGATCGCGCCATCGCGCCTGATGGTGCTGCGCAATCTGTTCGGCAGACCGCTGCGCGCAGCGGCGACGACGTCGGGGGTCGCCCTTGCGGTGCCGATGGTGGTGCTCGGGCTGTTCTGGCGCGACGCCATCGATCACATGACCATGGTGCAGTTCGGTCTTGTCGAGCGCGGCAACGCGACGCTCAGTTTTACCCAGGCGGTCGACGATCGGGTGATCGGCAATCTCGCCCGCGAACCCGGCGTTCTCGCCGTTGAAGGGCAGCGGGATGTCCCGGTTCGGCTGCGGGCCGGACCACGCTCCTATCTCACGGCGGTGATCGGGCTCGCGCCCGATGCCGAACTGCGGCGCCCGCGGAACGTTGCCTTGCAGCCGATCAATGTGATGCCCGAGGGGCTGACGTTGGCGAGGCCGCTCGCCGAACGCCTTGCCGTTCGCGTCGGCGATCTCGTCACCGTCGAGACGCTCGAGGGGCGCCGCCGCTGGCGCGACGTCGAGGTCGCGGCGCTGACCGAGGAGATGCTCGGCATGAATGCCTACATGGACCTCGCGGCGCTCGACTACCTCACCGCCGAGGACCGCACGGTCTCGGCGGCCTCGCTGCTGATCGAGGGGGGAGCGGTCGCCGAATTCGGCCGACGACTCAAGACGCTGCCGGTCGTCGCTGCGGTCGCGATGAAAGCCGGCACCATCGCGTCCTTTCTCGACAAGATCGCGGGGATCGTGCTGGTCAGCGCTGCGGTGCTCACGGGTTTCGCTGTGATCATCGCTTTCGGCGTC encodes the following:
- a CDS encoding ABC transporter permease; the encoded protein is MSLLHRKLLRDLVAMRGQVFTIALLVAAGLAVFVSSLSTYDSLLAARSDYYQRGRFPQVFATVKRAPLTLAPRIAEITGVATVLPRIVHDVIVDLPEADVPVSARMVSLTNGGDELLSRLHLRSGVAPQTGETRLVAVNEAFAEATGIGAGRELRILLNGRVQSFGVSGVALSPEFVYAVKTGLLIPDDRHFAVVWVDRRAAEAAFAMEGAFNDVVLSLAPGADENEVIAALDRLLAPYGGTGAVARRDQSSHRFLEDELRQQKVMALTIPLVFFGVAAFLLNVVLGRLVAVQREQIAALKALGFPTAPIAIHYLLFAGLLVAFGSVLGLFAGDGFGRAMVYSYQGFFRFPSLAFTMDWRAAALGVLLSMAAAASGTMAAVRSVVTLAPAVAMRTAVPLRFRRSFLEAWLPTAQIAPSRLMVLRNLFGRPLRAAATTSGVALAVPMVVLGLFWRDAIDHMTMVQFGLVERGNATLSFTQAVDDRVIGNLAREPGVLAVEGQRDVPVRLRAGPRSYLTAVIGLAPDAELRRPRNVALQPINVMPEGLTLARPLAERLAVRVGDLVTVETLEGRRRWRDVEVAALTEEMLGMNAYMDLAALDYLTAEDRTVSAASLLIEGGAVAEFGRRLKTLPVVAAVAMKAGTIASFLDKIAGIVLVSAAVLTGFAVIIAFGVVYNGVRIGLQERAWQLASLRVLGFTRGEVSSLLFSETVVEVVIGLPLGLWLSGVIVRLIARLHSGETFQIPPVISPQTLAVAAMVVAAAAGVSVLLVRRRIDQLDLVAVLKSRD